Proteins encoded within one genomic window of Microbacterium sp. zg-B185:
- the sdhC gene encoding succinate dehydrogenase, cytochrome b556 subunit, translating into MSAGTRLTPSVSETTSKVPRGTLYRGREGMWSWVLHRITGVAIFFFLLVHVLDTALIRVSPEAYNAVIGTYKNPIMGLGEVVLVGAIAYHAYNGLRIIVVDFWAKGARLQRQLWWGVIGLWLVTMLAFTPRHLMNVFATMGGGH; encoded by the coding sequence GTGTCCGCAGGCACACGCTTGACACCGTCGGTATCCGAGACCACCTCGAAAGTCCCGCGCGGAACGCTGTACCGCGGGCGCGAGGGCATGTGGTCCTGGGTACTGCACCGCATCACGGGGGTTGCGATCTTCTTCTTCCTCCTCGTCCACGTCCTGGACACCGCGCTGATCCGCGTCTCCCCCGAGGCGTACAACGCCGTCATCGGCACGTACAAGAACCCGATCATGGGCCTCGGTGAGGTCGTGCTGGTCGGCGCGATCGCGTACCACGCCTACAACGGTCTGCGCATCATCGTGGTGGACTTCTGGGCGAAGGGTGCCCGTCTGCAGCGTCAGCTCTGGTGGGGAGTCATCGGACTGTGGCTGGTGACGATGCTCGCATTCACGCCCCGTCATCTCATGAACGTCTTCGCCACGATGGGAGGCGGCCACTGA
- a CDS encoding cytidine deaminase, which translates to MTDIDWDELRAAATAAKELAYVPYSRFKVGAAALVSDGRIVSGCNIENASYGVTLCAECSLVSDLFMSGGGKLVAFVCVDGQGRTLMPCGRCRQLLYEHAIPGMLLETVSGIRTIDEVLPDAFGPRDLEEASR; encoded by the coding sequence GTGACCGACATCGACTGGGACGAACTGCGTGCGGCGGCGACCGCCGCCAAAGAGCTCGCCTACGTGCCCTATTCGCGGTTCAAGGTCGGCGCGGCCGCCCTGGTCTCGGACGGCCGGATCGTCTCGGGGTGCAACATCGAGAACGCCTCGTATGGCGTGACGCTGTGCGCAGAGTGCTCGCTGGTCAGCGACCTGTTCATGTCCGGCGGCGGCAAACTCGTCGCCTTCGTCTGCGTCGACGGGCAGGGGCGCACTCTGATGCCGTGCGGGCGCTGCCGTCAGCTGCTGTACGAACACGCCATCCCGGGGATGCTGCTGGAGACGGTGTCCGGCATCCGCACGATCGACGAGGTCCTGCCCGACGCGTTCGGCCCGCGGGACCTCGAAGAGGCCTCACGATGA
- a CDS encoding ABC transporter ATP-binding protein, translating to MKLELRGITKRFGTLVANDHIDLVVEPGEIHCLLGENGAGKSTLMNVLYGLYRADDGLILLDDVVQNFQGPGDAMRAGIGMVHQHFMLIPVFTVAENVMLGHEATKAGGILDLSTARERVREISARFGFDVDPDALVEDLPVGVQQRVEIIKALSRDARVLVFDEPTAVLTPQETDELMGIMRQLKESGTSIVFITHKLREVREAADRITVIRLGKVVGEASPGATNAELAELMVGRSVELTVRKDVPTLGERSLIVDGLTVIDAKDQIVVDDVSFDVRAGEIVAIAGVQGNGQTELTAALVGLEHRARGSVTLNGEQLLGASVRRILDEGVGFVPEDRQEHGLVAGMSIAENLVLDRTTGPPFVRAGSLRLGYIAEFAAEKYREFDVRAPGIEVAVGTLSGGNQQKVVLARELSRDLSLLVAAQPTRGVDVGSIEFIHKRIVETRDAGIPVVVVSTELDEVTALADRIIVMYRGRIIGIVPGDTPRGVLGLMMAGEVPTGEGVAA from the coding sequence ATGAAGCTCGAACTCCGCGGGATCACCAAGCGGTTCGGCACCCTCGTCGCGAACGACCACATCGACCTCGTTGTGGAGCCCGGAGAGATCCACTGTCTCCTGGGCGAGAACGGCGCCGGCAAGTCGACCCTGATGAACGTCCTCTACGGGCTGTACCGGGCTGACGACGGCCTCATCCTGCTGGACGATGTCGTGCAGAACTTCCAGGGCCCCGGCGACGCGATGCGCGCCGGTATCGGCATGGTCCACCAGCACTTCATGCTCATCCCGGTCTTCACCGTCGCCGAGAACGTCATGCTCGGTCACGAGGCGACCAAGGCCGGCGGCATCCTGGACCTGTCCACCGCGCGCGAACGCGTCCGGGAGATCTCCGCACGGTTCGGGTTCGACGTCGATCCCGACGCGCTCGTGGAGGATCTGCCGGTCGGCGTGCAGCAGCGGGTGGAGATCATCAAGGCCCTCTCCCGGGACGCCCGGGTCCTCGTCTTCGACGAGCCGACCGCGGTCCTGACACCGCAGGAGACCGACGAGCTGATGGGCATCATGCGCCAGCTGAAGGAGTCCGGCACCTCGATCGTGTTCATCACCCACAAGCTGCGCGAGGTCCGTGAAGCCGCCGACCGGATCACCGTCATCCGCCTCGGCAAGGTCGTCGGCGAAGCGTCTCCGGGCGCGACGAACGCAGAGCTGGCCGAGCTCATGGTCGGTCGCTCCGTCGAGCTGACGGTGCGCAAGGACGTGCCCACGCTCGGCGAACGCTCGCTCATTGTGGATGGGCTGACCGTCATCGACGCCAAGGACCAGATCGTCGTCGACGATGTGAGCTTCGACGTCCGCGCCGGCGAGATCGTCGCGATCGCGGGCGTGCAGGGCAACGGGCAGACCGAGCTCACCGCGGCTCTGGTCGGCCTCGAGCACCGCGCCCGCGGATCCGTGACCCTCAACGGCGAGCAGTTGCTCGGCGCCAGCGTCCGGCGGATCCTGGACGAAGGCGTCGGCTTCGTTCCCGAGGACCGCCAGGAGCACGGTCTGGTGGCCGGCATGTCGATCGCCGAGAACCTCGTGCTCGATCGCACCACCGGGCCGCCGTTCGTCCGCGCAGGCAGCCTGCGCCTGGGCTACATCGCCGAGTTCGCCGCCGAGAAGTACCGGGAGTTCGACGTGCGCGCACCCGGCATCGAGGTTGCGGTCGGCACCCTCTCCGGTGGCAACCAGCAGAAGGTGGTGCTCGCCCGCGAGCTGAGCCGCGATCTCTCCCTCCTCGTCGCGGCCCAGCCCACGCGCGGCGTCGATGTGGGATCGATCGAATTCATCCACAAGCGCATCGTCGAAACCCGGGATGCCGGCATCCCCGTGGTGGTCGTCTCCACCGAGTTGGACGAGGTCACCGCGCTGGCGGATCGCATCATCGTGATGTATCGCGGCCGGATCATCGGCATCGTCCCGGGAGACACGCCGCGCGGTGTGCTGGGTCTGATGATGGCCGGCGAGGTCCCGACCGGCGAGGGAGTCGCCGCGTGA
- a CDS encoding succinate dehydrogenase iron-sulfur subunit, which produces MASTLVETADSSTALGVDSATGQAGSSPAAESGIQSFLVTFIIRRFNPEVDEEPRWVDYDVELYSTDRVLDALHKIKWEVDGSLTFRRSCAHGICGSDAMRINGRNRLACKTLIKDLDISQPIYVEAIKGLPLEKDLIVDMEPFFASFRDVQPFLIANSTPEPGKERIQSIVDREVFDDTTKCILCAACTSSCPVFWTDGQYFGPAAIVNAHRFIFDSRDDAGDVRLDILNDKEGVWRCRTTFNCTEACPRGIEVTKAIAEVKQAILRGR; this is translated from the coding sequence ATGGCGTCCACGCTCGTAGAGACCGCTGATTCCTCGACCGCGCTCGGCGTGGACTCCGCCACCGGCCAGGCAGGCAGTTCGCCCGCGGCCGAGTCCGGCATCCAGTCGTTCCTGGTCACGTTCATCATCCGGCGCTTCAACCCCGAGGTGGATGAGGAGCCGCGCTGGGTGGACTACGACGTCGAGCTGTATTCCACCGACCGCGTCCTGGATGCCCTCCACAAGATCAAGTGGGAGGTCGACGGATCGCTGACGTTCCGGCGCTCCTGCGCCCACGGCATCTGCGGCTCCGACGCGATGCGCATCAACGGCCGCAACCGGCTCGCCTGCAAGACCCTCATCAAGGATCTGGACATCTCGCAGCCGATCTACGTCGAGGCGATCAAGGGCCTGCCGCTGGAGAAGGACCTCATCGTCGACATGGAGCCGTTCTTCGCGTCGTTCCGCGACGTGCAGCCGTTCCTGATCGCAAACTCCACGCCCGAGCCGGGCAAGGAGCGCATCCAGTCGATCGTGGACCGCGAGGTCTTCGACGACACCACCAAGTGCATTCTCTGCGCGGCATGCACCTCCTCGTGCCCCGTCTTCTGGACCGATGGACAGTACTTCGGTCCCGCTGCGATCGTCAACGCGCACCGGTTCATCTTCGACTCGCGCGACGACGCGGGCGATGTCCGCCTGGACATCCTCAACGACAAGGAGGGCGTGTGGCGCTGCCGCACCACCTTCAACTGCACTGAGGCATGCCCCCGCGGCATCGAGGTGACCAAGGCGATCGCCGAAGTGAAGCAGGCCATCCTCCGCGGACGCTGA
- the sdhA gene encoding succinate dehydrogenase flavoprotein subunit, with translation MSTQSPQSPDSIVRDGVHYHQFDIVIVGAGGAGMRAAIEAGPGARTAVISKLYPTRSHTGAAQGGMAAALANVEEDSWEWHTFDTVKGGDYLVDQDAAEILAKEAIDAVIDLENMGLPFNRTPEGKIDQRRFGGHTADHGKTPVRRACYAADRTGHMILQTLFQNCVRLGINFFNEYYVLDLITVIDDDGATQVAGVVAYELATGDLHVFHSKAVIFATGGFGKIYKTTSNAHTLTGDGVGILWRKGLPLEDMEFFQFHPTGLAGLGILLTEGARGEGAILRNASGERFMERYAPTIKDLAPRDIVSRCMQQEVAEGRGAGPHKDYVLLDCTHLGAEVLETKLPDITEFARTYLGVDPVVEPVPVMPTAHYAMGGIPTNNNAEVLSTNTNVVPGLYAAGECACVSVHGSNRLGTNSLLDINVFGKRAGRNAVEYVKTAEFVPLPEDPAAEVRGLIEGLRAGTGTERIAVLRKKLQEEMDKNAQVFRTDESLTYVLDVIEELRGRFKNIHVDDKGKRYNTDLLEAVELGFLLDIAEVVVVAARNRKESRGGHMRDDYPKRDDETYMKHTMAYLSGDAGSSHSDDHIRLDWKPVVITRYQPMERKY, from the coding sequence GTGAGCACCCAGAGCCCCCAGAGTCCCGACAGCATCGTCCGAGACGGCGTCCACTACCACCAGTTCGACATCGTCATCGTCGGAGCCGGCGGCGCCGGCATGCGCGCGGCGATCGAAGCCGGGCCGGGCGCACGGACCGCCGTCATCTCGAAGCTGTACCCGACGCGCTCGCACACCGGCGCGGCGCAGGGCGGCATGGCTGCGGCGCTCGCCAACGTCGAAGAGGACTCCTGGGAGTGGCACACGTTCGACACGGTCAAGGGCGGCGACTACCTCGTCGACCAGGATGCCGCCGAGATCCTCGCCAAGGAGGCGATCGACGCCGTCATCGATCTGGAGAACATGGGGCTGCCGTTCAACCGCACCCCCGAGGGCAAGATCGACCAGCGCCGATTCGGCGGACACACCGCCGATCACGGCAAGACGCCCGTGCGCCGGGCATGCTACGCCGCCGACCGCACCGGCCACATGATCCTGCAGACGCTCTTCCAGAACTGCGTCCGCCTGGGCATCAACTTCTTCAACGAGTACTACGTGCTCGACCTGATCACCGTCATCGATGACGACGGGGCCACGCAGGTGGCCGGAGTCGTCGCTTACGAGCTGGCGACCGGCGACCTGCACGTGTTCCACTCCAAGGCGGTCATCTTCGCCACGGGTGGCTTCGGGAAGATCTACAAGACCACCTCCAACGCGCACACCCTCACCGGCGACGGCGTCGGCATCCTCTGGCGCAAAGGCCTGCCGCTGGAGGACATGGAGTTCTTCCAGTTCCACCCGACCGGCCTGGCCGGTCTCGGTATCCTGCTCACCGAGGGCGCCCGAGGCGAGGGCGCGATCCTGCGCAACGCATCCGGCGAGCGGTTCATGGAGCGCTACGCGCCCACCATCAAGGACCTCGCTCCCCGCGACATCGTGAGCCGCTGCATGCAGCAGGAGGTCGCCGAGGGGCGCGGCGCCGGTCCGCACAAGGACTACGTGCTGCTGGACTGCACACACCTCGGCGCCGAAGTGCTCGAGACCAAGCTGCCCGATATCACCGAGTTCGCCCGCACCTACCTCGGCGTCGATCCGGTGGTCGAGCCTGTGCCCGTCATGCCCACCGCGCACTATGCGATGGGCGGCATCCCCACCAACAACAACGCCGAGGTCCTCTCGACCAACACCAACGTGGTGCCCGGCTTGTACGCCGCCGGTGAGTGCGCCTGCGTCTCGGTGCACGGCTCCAACCGCCTGGGCACCAACTCGCTGCTGGACATCAACGTCTTCGGCAAGCGCGCCGGCCGCAACGCCGTCGAGTACGTCAAGACGGCCGAGTTCGTGCCGCTCCCGGAGGATCCCGCCGCCGAGGTGCGCGGCCTCATCGAGGGCCTGCGAGCCGGCACCGGCACCGAGCGCATCGCCGTCCTGCGCAAGAAGCTCCAGGAAGAGATGGACAAGAACGCGCAGGTCTTCCGGACCGACGAGTCGCTGACCTACGTGCTGGATGTCATCGAGGAACTGCGCGGCCGGTTCAAGAACATCCACGTCGACGACAAGGGCAAGCGGTACAACACCGACCTGCTCGAAGCGGTCGAGCTGGGCTTCCTGCTCGACATCGCCGAGGTCGTGGTGGTCGCCGCCCGCAACCGCAAGGAGAGCCGCGGCGGGCACATGCGCGACGACTACCCCAAGCGCGACGACGAGACCTACATGAAGCACACCATGGCCTACCTGTCCGGGGATGCCGGATCCTCGCATTCCGATGACCACATCCGCCTGGACTGGAAGCCCGTCGTGATCACGCGCTACCAGCCGATGGAGAGGAAGTACTAG
- a CDS encoding BMP family ABC transporter substrate-binding protein, with translation MTISTTKKFVGVVAAAGLLVALAGCGSAPEPTASEDAAAGGAVDGFKPCMVSDAGGFDDKSFNQLGFEGLEAASDELGVEFVTVQSDSESDYAPNLTSLIDQNCTLIVTVGFALASAAGEAAVANPDIDFVSIDDVVDNDFDGETDAENIKPIIFDTSQAAFLAGYAAASISEAKKVGTFGGMNFPTVSIFMDGFAQGVEYWNAEKGDSVQVLGWDRAAQDGVFTGGFTANQDAINAAQGLVDQGVDVLLPVGGPIYQSAASVIRDSGRDIALIGVDADVFETDPTVADLLLTSIRKTIDVGVNEAVLAAGAGEFDAEPFIGTLENGGVSLAPFHDFESKVSPDLQAELDAIAAGIIDGSIPVESYLAG, from the coding sequence TTGACAATCTCTACCACCAAGAAGTTCGTCGGGGTAGTTGCCGCCGCCGGACTGCTCGTTGCCCTTGCCGGTTGCGGATCGGCTCCCGAGCCGACCGCCAGCGAGGATGCAGCCGCAGGCGGGGCCGTGGACGGCTTCAAGCCCTGCATGGTCTCCGACGCGGGCGGATTCGACGACAAGTCCTTCAACCAGCTCGGATTCGAGGGCCTCGAGGCCGCGTCCGATGAGCTCGGCGTCGAGTTCGTCACCGTGCAGTCCGACTCCGAGTCCGACTACGCACCCAACCTCACCAGCCTGATCGACCAGAACTGCACGCTCATCGTCACGGTGGGCTTCGCCCTCGCGTCGGCAGCAGGCGAGGCCGCCGTCGCCAACCCCGACATCGACTTCGTCTCGATCGACGACGTCGTCGACAACGACTTCGACGGTGAGACGGATGCCGAGAACATCAAGCCGATCATCTTCGACACGTCGCAGGCCGCCTTCCTGGCCGGCTACGCGGCAGCGTCGATCTCCGAGGCCAAGAAGGTCGGCACCTTCGGCGGGATGAACTTCCCCACCGTTTCGATCTTCATGGACGGCTTCGCTCAGGGCGTCGAGTACTGGAACGCCGAGAAGGGCGACAGCGTCCAGGTGCTCGGCTGGGATCGCGCCGCACAGGACGGCGTGTTCACCGGTGGCTTCACCGCCAACCAGGACGCGATCAACGCGGCCCAGGGTCTGGTCGACCAGGGCGTGGACGTGCTCCTGCCCGTCGGTGGCCCGATCTACCAGAGCGCCGCATCGGTGATCCGCGACTCCGGCCGCGACATCGCCCTGATCGGCGTGGACGCGGACGTGTTCGAGACCGACCCGACGGTGGCCGATCTGCTGCTCACCTCGATCCGCAAGACGATCGACGTCGGTGTCAACGAGGCCGTCCTCGCCGCCGGTGCCGGTGAGTTCGACGCCGAGCCGTTCATCGGAACGCTCGAGAACGGGGGCGTCAGCCTGGCGCCCTTCCACGACTTCGAGTCGAAGGTCTCGCCGGACCTGCAGGCGGAGCTGGACGCCATCGCGGCCGGCATCATCGACGGTTCGATCCCCGTCGAGTCCTACCTCGCCGGCTGA
- a CDS encoding ABC transporter permease, producing the protein MTVAVDGALIASTPPKAEVRSWKAPIALAIFTVLYALLILAAPREGETTFRISTQADALQLPEIVLPVILTTWVVFGLLVLLTAGAALLVRGYRRAPLWVIVAYIIVAIVGFLTWAAAGEAIPVAGLLAGAVALAIPLIYGALAGVIGERAGVVNIAIEGQLLAGAFSAAVISTLTGQPLLGLVAAMFAGALVAAVLAAFAITYLVDQVIVGVVLNVLVVGLTSFFYSQVLQPNAALLNSPPRFPRIPIPILSEIPVLGPVLFRQTIIVYLMYIAVAVVWFAMFRTRWGLRLRAVGEHPQAADTVGIKVNATRFWNVLLAGAIAGLGGTVFTIGNGIAFNKEMTAGAGFIALAAVIFGQWDPFKATLAALLFGFASSLQNTLSVIGSPVPSEFMLMLPYLVTIFVVAGVVGRSRAPAADGVPYIKG; encoded by the coding sequence ATGACCGTCGCCGTCGATGGTGCGCTGATCGCGTCGACTCCGCCGAAGGCGGAGGTGCGCAGCTGGAAGGCGCCGATCGCGCTGGCGATCTTCACGGTCCTGTACGCGCTGCTGATCCTCGCCGCGCCGCGGGAAGGCGAGACCACGTTCCGCATCTCCACGCAGGCCGATGCGCTGCAGCTGCCGGAGATCGTGCTGCCGGTGATCCTCACCACCTGGGTGGTGTTCGGACTCCTCGTTCTGCTGACGGCCGGCGCCGCCCTGCTGGTGCGCGGCTACCGGCGGGCACCGCTCTGGGTCATCGTTGCGTACATCATCGTCGCGATCGTCGGATTCCTGACGTGGGCGGCCGCCGGCGAAGCGATCCCGGTCGCCGGGCTCCTGGCCGGTGCGGTCGCGCTGGCGATCCCGCTCATCTACGGAGCGCTGGCGGGCGTCATCGGCGAGCGCGCCGGTGTGGTCAACATCGCGATCGAGGGCCAGCTGCTGGCCGGAGCGTTCAGCGCCGCCGTCATCTCGACCCTCACCGGCCAGCCGCTCCTCGGTCTGGTGGCCGCCATGTTCGCCGGCGCGCTGGTCGCCGCGGTGCTGGCCGCGTTCGCGATCACGTACCTCGTCGATCAGGTGATCGTCGGCGTGGTGCTCAACGTCCTGGTGGTCGGGCTGACCAGCTTCTTCTACTCGCAAGTGCTGCAGCCGAATGCCGCGCTGCTCAACTCGCCCCCGCGATTCCCGCGGATCCCGATACCGATCCTGAGCGAGATCCCGGTCCTCGGACCCGTGCTGTTCCGTCAGACGATCATCGTGTATCTGATGTACATCGCGGTCGCGGTGGTCTGGTTCGCGATGTTCCGCACCCGCTGGGGACTGCGGCTGCGGGCGGTCGGCGAGCACCCGCAGGCTGCGGACACCGTCGGCATCAAGGTCAACGCGACGCGGTTCTGGAACGTGTTGCTGGCCGGCGCGATCGCAGGCCTCGGCGGCACTGTGTTCACGATCGGCAACGGCATCGCCTTCAACAAGGAGATGACCGCCGGCGCCGGATTCATCGCCCTGGCCGCGGTGATCTTCGGGCAGTGGGATCCGTTCAAGGCGACGTTGGCCGCGCTGCTGTTCGGGTTCGCCTCCAGCCTGCAGAACACCCTCAGCGTGATCGGCTCGCCCGTGCCGAGCGAGTTCATGCTGATGCTGCCCTACCTGGTCACGATCTTCGTCGTCGCCGGAGTCGTCGGCCGATCACGGGCACCCGCAGCCGACGGCGTCCCCTACATCAAGGGATGA
- a CDS encoding ABC transporter permease has product MPPLQHTTPPEASRWHTTFLQITQGNALISVLAVLLALIVGGIMIAFTDETVQEASGYFFARPLDTIAAIWQAVSGAYIALFQGSIYNFGAPTFARGIRPLTETLTFATPLIAAGLGVALAFRIGMFNIGGRGQMLMASAGAGWVAFSLDLPWGIHMIVALIAGLAAGALWAGIAGALKAWTGAHEVIVTIMLNYVAFYLISWMLRTPGLLQAPGSSNPKTPPMKPTAVFPELFGPQYNLHFGFILVILATVVVWWILSRSSLGFKFRAVGENPHAARVAGINVKSMYIIGMLIAGALVGLAGVNQVLGTITTGFSADIDAGIGFDAITVALLGRSTPWGTFAAGILFGAFKAGGFAMQAAEGVPIEIVTVVQALIVLFIAAPPLVRTIFFLPSPERDQRRREKAREKQLKAEAGAVMK; this is encoded by the coding sequence ATGCCGCCGCTGCAGCACACCACACCGCCCGAGGCGTCGAGGTGGCATACGACCTTCCTGCAGATCACCCAGGGGAACGCCCTGATCTCGGTGCTGGCCGTTCTGCTGGCACTCATCGTCGGCGGCATCATGATCGCCTTCACCGACGAGACCGTGCAGGAGGCGTCCGGCTACTTCTTCGCCCGTCCGCTGGATACGATCGCGGCGATCTGGCAAGCGGTCTCCGGGGCGTACATCGCCCTCTTCCAGGGCTCGATCTACAACTTCGGCGCACCCACGTTCGCCCGCGGCATCCGTCCTCTGACCGAGACGCTGACCTTCGCCACGCCCCTGATCGCGGCGGGTCTGGGCGTGGCGCTGGCCTTCCGCATCGGCATGTTCAACATCGGCGGACGCGGACAGATGCTGATGGCGTCGGCGGGCGCCGGCTGGGTCGCGTTCTCGCTCGACCTGCCCTGGGGCATCCACATGATCGTCGCGCTGATCGCCGGTCTGGCCGCCGGCGCGCTGTGGGCCGGGATCGCGGGAGCCCTCAAGGCGTGGACGGGTGCGCACGAGGTGATCGTCACGATCATGCTCAACTACGTGGCGTTCTACCTCATCTCGTGGATGCTGCGGACTCCGGGTCTGCTGCAGGCACCCGGCTCCAGCAACCCGAAGACCCCGCCGATGAAACCCACCGCGGTCTTCCCCGAGCTGTTCGGGCCGCAGTACAACTTGCACTTCGGGTTCATCCTGGTCATCCTCGCCACCGTCGTGGTGTGGTGGATCCTCAGCCGATCGAGCCTGGGCTTCAAGTTCCGTGCCGTCGGCGAGAACCCGCACGCCGCCCGGGTGGCCGGCATCAACGTCAAGAGCATGTACATCATCGGCATGCTCATCGCCGGCGCGCTGGTCGGATTGGCCGGCGTCAATCAGGTCCTCGGTACGATCACCACCGGATTCTCCGCCGACATCGACGCAGGCATCGGGTTCGACGCGATCACGGTGGCGCTGTTGGGTCGTTCCACCCCGTGGGGGACCTTCGCCGCCGGCATCCTGTTCGGTGCCTTCAAGGCAGGCGGCTTCGCGATGCAGGCCGCCGAGGGCGTCCCCATCGAGATCGTCACGGTCGTGCAGGCTCTCATCGTGCTGTTCATCGCCGCCCCGCCGCTGGTGCGCACGATCTTCTTCCTGCCCTCTCCGGAGCGCGACCAGCGCCGACGCGAGAAGGCGCGGGAGAAGCAGCTCAAGGCCGAGGCCGGGGCGGTGATGAAATGA
- a CDS encoding mannose-1-phosphate guanylyltransferase: MHQPIPDFYAVIPAGGIGSRLWPLSRADAPKFLHDLTGSGNSLLRDTWDRLEPLSGPDRIAVVTGRAHRAAVERELPAIPDRNVVLESEPRDSAAAIGLAAAILSRREPDVIIGAFAADHVIRGTQVFEWAVQQAVAVAREGYICTIGIQPTEAAVGFGYMRKAGELVVAGAPEATLVEKFVEKPDLETAREYLADRSYLWNAGMFISRADVLLDEIAANQPELHAGLMELAAVWDDRDARGPVVDRVWPTITKIAIDYAVAEPAAAKGRLAVIPGHFDWDDVGDFASLAKLNSHGRGNDLAILGENARILADASSGIVVTQTQRIISVIGVKDIVIVDTEDALLVTTSEHAQRVKGVVDALKLTGRGDVL, translated from the coding sequence ATGCACCAGCCGATTCCCGACTTCTACGCCGTCATCCCCGCCGGGGGGATCGGGAGCAGGCTGTGGCCGCTCTCCCGCGCTGACGCGCCCAAGTTCCTGCACGACCTGACCGGCTCGGGCAACTCCCTGCTGCGCGACACCTGGGACCGACTGGAGCCGCTGTCGGGCCCGGACCGCATCGCGGTCGTCACCGGGCGCGCGCACCGCGCGGCGGTGGAGCGGGAGCTGCCGGCCATCCCCGACCGGAACGTCGTCCTCGAGTCGGAGCCCCGCGACTCGGCGGCCGCGATCGGTCTGGCCGCGGCGATCCTGTCGCGGCGGGAGCCCGACGTCATCATCGGCGCGTTCGCCGCCGATCACGTGATCCGCGGCACGCAGGTGTTCGAGTGGGCGGTGCAGCAGGCGGTGGCAGTCGCGCGCGAGGGCTACATCTGCACGATCGGCATCCAGCCCACGGAAGCGGCGGTCGGGTTCGGCTACATGCGCAAGGCAGGTGAACTGGTGGTGGCCGGCGCTCCCGAAGCGACGCTGGTCGAGAAGTTCGTGGAGAAGCCCGACCTGGAGACGGCCCGCGAGTATCTCGCCGACCGCTCCTACCTCTGGAACGCGGGCATGTTCATCTCGCGCGCCGACGTGCTGCTCGACGAGATCGCCGCGAACCAGCCGGAGCTGCACGCGGGTCTGATGGAGCTGGCCGCGGTGTGGGATGACCGCGATGCCCGCGGGCCGGTCGTGGACCGGGTGTGGCCGACGATCACCAAGATCGCGATCGACTACGCCGTCGCGGAGCCGGCGGCGGCCAAGGGACGGCTGGCCGTGATCCCCGGCCACTTCGACTGGGACGACGTGGGGGATTTCGCGAGCCTCGCGAAGCTCAACTCGCACGGCCGCGGCAACGATCTGGCCATCCTGGGCGAGAACGCCAGGATCCTCGCGGATGCCTCCAGCGGCATCGTGGTGACGCAGACGCAGCGGATCATCAGCGTCATCGGCGTGAAGGACATCGTGATCGTCGATACCGAGGATGCGCTGCTGGTGACCACCAGCGAGCACGCGCAGCGCGTCAAGGGCGTCGTGGATGCGCTGAAGCTCACCGGTCGGGGCGACGTCCTCTGA
- a CDS encoding succinate dehydrogenase hydrophobic membrane anchor subunit, translated as MTADTIAAPRTPHTAPRRSGPNLEKWGWIYMRVSGVLLVVLIFGHLFVNLMLGEGIHGLDFAFVVGKFASPFWQWWDVLMLWLALIHGANGMRTVTNDYITHPKVRRVLVWAIWLAAGFLILLGTLVVFTFDPCLGVTADSSLWDMCQA; from the coding sequence ATGACTGCTGACACCATCGCCGCACCGCGCACTCCGCACACCGCACCGCGTCGCTCCGGACCCAACCTGGAGAAGTGGGGCTGGATCTACATGCGCGTCTCGGGCGTGCTGCTGGTCGTGCTCATCTTCGGCCATCTGTTCGTCAACCTGATGCTCGGCGAGGGCATCCACGGTCTGGACTTCGCGTTCGTCGTCGGCAAGTTCGCCAGCCCGTTCTGGCAGTGGTGGGACGTCCTCATGCTGTGGCTGGCGCTGATCCACGGCGCCAACGGCATGCGCACTGTCACCAACGACTACATCACCCATCCCAAGGTGCGCCGCGTCCTGGTGTGGGCGATCTGGCTGGCCGCCGGATTCCTCATCCTTCTGGGCACGCTGGTCGTCTTCACCTTCGACCCGTGCCTGGGCGTCACCGCGGACAGTTCCCTGTGGGACATGTGCCAGGCCTGA